The Streptomyces sp. Je 1-332 genome has a window encoding:
- a CDS encoding DUF2617 family protein produces MLTTLKTVYTDTCAADLAWTLGREPLPALATLELDLVDAKMELRLLGASHQVLLEEEQGTCSETVACIPGSSTPLPLGVSKRLGEWEYEFAARVETLSRGQFAGRAQELLALVAEHPHGLAGVFPGSPHAFTAMLAQRHEGAVQWRTWHAYPQDGQLVATRTRVGVRMPAVL; encoded by the coding sequence ATGCTCACGACCCTGAAGACTGTCTATACCGACACGTGCGCCGCGGACCTCGCCTGGACCCTGGGGCGCGAGCCGCTGCCCGCGCTCGCCACACTCGAACTGGACCTTGTCGACGCGAAGATGGAGCTGCGGCTCCTCGGGGCATCGCACCAGGTGCTCCTCGAAGAGGAGCAGGGCACCTGTTCCGAGACCGTCGCCTGTATCCCCGGCAGCAGTACGCCACTTCCGCTCGGCGTCTCCAAGCGCCTCGGCGAGTGGGAGTACGAGTTCGCGGCGCGCGTCGAGACCCTCTCGCGGGGTCAGTTCGCGGGCCGCGCACAGGAACTGCTCGCCCTGGTGGCCGAGCATCCGCACGGTCTGGCCGGGGTCTTCCCGGGCAGTCCGCACGCGTTCACGGCCATGTTGGCGCAGCGGCACGAAGGGGCGGTGCAATGGCGCACCTGGCACGCCTACCCGCAGGACGGGCAACTCGTGGCGACCCGCACCCGGGTGGGTGTGCGCATGCCGGCAGTGCTCTGA
- a CDS encoding pyridoxal phosphate-dependent aminotransferase — translation MAAMTSTSGSGRPLLNRRLTEFGTTIFAEMSALAVKTGAINLGQGFPDTDGPEEIREAAVRALRDGRGNQYPPGPGVPELRAAIVAHQQRRYGLAYDPDREVLVTAGATEAIAASLLALVEPGDEVIALEPYYDSYAASIALAGGKRVPVTLRPDAAAGRFRLDLDELRDAITPHTRLLLLNTPHNPTGTVLTRAELTEIAKLAVERDLLVITDEVYEHLVFDDGEGTEHIPLASFPGMRERTVTIGSAGKTFSYTGWKVGWITSSPELVTAVRSAKQFLTYVSAGPFQYAIAEALALPDAYFTSFAEGMRAKRDLLSEGLTAAGFDVYRPAGTYFVTTDIRRLGESDGFAFCRALPERVGVVAIPNAVFYDHREAGAPFVRFAFCKKDEVLAEAVSRLKSL, via the coding sequence ATGGCGGCCATGACCTCCACATCCGGGAGCGGGCGCCCGCTGCTCAACCGCCGCCTCACCGAGTTCGGTACGACGATCTTCGCCGAGATGTCCGCACTGGCGGTGAAAACGGGGGCCATCAACCTCGGCCAGGGCTTCCCCGACACGGACGGCCCCGAGGAGATCCGCGAGGCCGCGGTCCGCGCCCTGCGTGACGGCCGCGGCAACCAGTACCCGCCGGGCCCCGGCGTCCCCGAGCTCCGCGCGGCGATCGTCGCGCACCAGCAGCGCAGGTACGGCCTCGCGTACGACCCCGACCGCGAGGTCCTGGTCACGGCGGGCGCCACCGAGGCGATCGCCGCGTCCCTGCTCGCCCTGGTCGAGCCCGGCGACGAGGTGATCGCCCTGGAGCCGTACTACGACTCGTACGCGGCGTCGATCGCCCTGGCCGGCGGCAAGCGGGTCCCCGTGACGCTGCGCCCGGACGCAGCAGCGGGCCGCTTCCGCCTCGACCTGGACGAGCTGCGCGACGCGATCACGCCCCACACCCGGCTGCTGCTCCTGAACACCCCGCACAACCCGACCGGCACCGTCCTGACCCGCGCCGAGCTGACCGAGATCGCGAAGCTCGCGGTCGAGCGGGACCTTCTGGTGATCACGGACGAGGTGTACGAGCACCTGGTCTTCGACGACGGCGAGGGCACGGAGCACATCCCCCTCGCCTCCTTCCCCGGTATGCGCGAGCGCACGGTCACGATCGGCTCGGCCGGCAAGACGTTCTCGTACACCGGCTGGAAGGTCGGCTGGATCACCTCCTCGCCGGAGCTGGTGACGGCGGTCCGCTCGGCGAAGCAGTTCCTCACCTACGTGTCGGCGGGCCCGTTCCAGTACGCCATCGCGGAGGCCCTGGCCCTGCCCGACGCGTACTTCACGTCCTTCGCCGAGGGCATGCGCGCCAAGCGGGACCTCCTGAGCGAGGGCCTGACGGCCGCGGGCTTCGACGTCTACCGCCCGGCGGGCACGTACTTCGTCACGACCGACATCCGCCGCCTGGGCGAGTCGGACGGCTTCGCCTTCTGCCGGGCCCTGCCCGAGCGCGTCGGCGTGGTCGCCATCCCGAACGCGGTCTTCTACGACCACAGGGAGGCGGGGGCGCCGTTCGTGCGCTTCGCGTTCTGCAAGAAGGACGAGGTGCTCGCCGAGGCGGTCTCCCGGCTCAAGTCGCTGTAG
- the pyrE gene encoding orotate phosphoribosyltransferase, translated as MTDDVRGALLQQIKDKAVVHGKVTLSSGLEADYYIDLRRITLDGEAAPLVGQVLLDLTADLDFDAVGGLTMGADPVAGAMLHASAARGKRLDAFVVRKAAKAHGMQRRVEGPDIKGRRVLVVEDTSTTGGSPLTAVEAVREAGAEVVGVATIVDRATGAGEKITEGAGVPYLFAYSKDDLGLSD; from the coding sequence ATGACTGACGACGTACGTGGCGCCCTGCTGCAGCAGATCAAGGACAAGGCCGTGGTGCACGGCAAGGTGACCCTCTCCTCGGGTCTCGAAGCCGATTACTACATCGACCTGCGCCGCATCACCCTCGACGGCGAGGCCGCCCCCCTGGTCGGCCAGGTGCTTCTCGACCTCACCGCCGACCTCGACTTCGACGCCGTGGGCGGCCTGACCATGGGCGCCGACCCCGTCGCGGGCGCGATGCTGCACGCCTCCGCGGCGCGCGGCAAGCGCCTGGACGCCTTCGTCGTGCGCAAGGCCGCCAAGGCGCACGGCATGCAGCGCCGGGTGGAAGGCCCCGACATCAAGGGGCGTCGCGTACTCGTCGTCGAGGACACCTCCACCACCGGCGGCTCCCCGCTCACCGCCGTCGAGGCCGTGCGTGAGGCGGGTGCCGAGGTCGTGGGCGTCGCGACCATCGTGGACCGTGCCACCGGGGCGGGCGAGAAGATCACCGAGGGCGCCGGGGTGCCGTACCTCTTCGCGTACTCCAAGGACGATCTCGGCCTCAGCGACTGA
- a CDS encoding polyamine aminopropyltransferase, with protein sequence MEPSTHLPVTPRTGRFFVLAGVFVCAACGLVYELELVALATYLIGDSVTQASVVLSVMVFAMGLGSLLAKRLRRRAAAGFGLVEAALALVGGLSAMALYAAFAWTGDRGEVWAGGSRYLLVAFSLAIGLLIGAEVPLLMVLIQRIRRQDPSGAVSDLFAADYVGALVGGLAFPFLLLPLLGQLTGALVTGAVNAVAGGALVFGLFRHDLSVRGRWILIVANVTVLGLLASAAVLVGDFEAAARRAVYGKDVRVAVQTGVQEVVLTGGRHDSLDLYLDGRLRVSGRDEHRYHRALVGPAMSGRHARVLILGGGDGLAAREVLRHPGVRRVDVVELDPGVVRLARRDPALSELNGRVYDDPRVRVVHADAFHWLRSPPRTYDVVISDLPDPGITASTKLYSQEFYGLASRALARGGRLAVHAGPMTSRPHAFWTVEATLRAAGLLTEPYGVGGRLSAFAAGPGRAADGASAPRDWGFVLAARSRPVLDPPGKAALPRVAVASAERTRMRGLAPSTLVHPRYTN encoded by the coding sequence ATGGAGCCGTCAACGCACTTACCGGTGACGCCCCGGACAGGACGGTTCTTCGTCCTGGCGGGCGTCTTCGTCTGCGCGGCCTGCGGTCTGGTGTATGAACTCGAACTCGTCGCCCTCGCCACGTACTTGATCGGGGACTCGGTCACCCAGGCCTCGGTGGTCCTCTCGGTGATGGTCTTCGCCATGGGTCTCGGCTCCCTGCTCGCCAAGCGGCTGCGGCGCCGGGCCGCGGCCGGTTTCGGCCTGGTCGAGGCGGCACTCGCGCTGGTCGGCGGACTGAGCGCCATGGCGTTGTACGCGGCGTTCGCCTGGACCGGCGACCGGGGCGAGGTCTGGGCGGGCGGCTCGCGCTATCTCCTCGTCGCCTTCTCGCTCGCCATCGGTCTGCTCATCGGCGCCGAAGTGCCGCTGCTCATGGTGCTCATCCAGCGGATCAGACGGCAGGACCCCAGCGGCGCCGTGTCGGACCTCTTCGCCGCGGACTACGTGGGCGCGCTGGTGGGCGGCCTCGCCTTTCCCTTCCTCCTGCTCCCCCTGCTCGGCCAGCTGACCGGGGCGCTGGTCACCGGCGCGGTCAACGCGGTCGCGGGCGGCGCGCTGGTGTTCGGCCTGTTCCGGCACGACTTGAGCGTGCGCGGCCGGTGGATCCTGATCGTCGCGAACGTCACCGTCCTCGGCCTGCTCGCGTCGGCCGCCGTCCTGGTCGGCGACTTCGAGGCGGCCGCGCGCCGGGCGGTCTACGGCAAGGACGTACGGGTCGCCGTGCAGACCGGCGTCCAGGAAGTCGTCCTGACCGGTGGCAGGCACGATTCTCTCGACCTCTACCTCGACGGTCGCCTGCGGGTCAGCGGCCGTGACGAGCACCGCTACCACCGGGCGCTCGTCGGCCCCGCGATGAGCGGCCGCCACGCGCGCGTGCTGATCCTCGGCGGTGGCGACGGCCTCGCGGCGCGCGAGGTGCTCCGGCATCCGGGGGTGCGGCGGGTGGACGTCGTCGAACTCGACCCGGGAGTGGTGCGGCTGGCGCGCCGTGACCCGGCGCTGAGCGAACTGAACGGGCGGGTCTACGACGACCCCCGGGTGCGGGTGGTGCACGCCGACGCGTTTCACTGGCTGCGCTCACCCCCTCGTACGTACGACGTGGTGATCTCCGATCTGCCCGACCCCGGCATCACCGCGAGCACCAAGCTCTACTCCCAGGAGTTCTACGGCCTCGCGTCGCGGGCCCTGGCCAGGGGCGGACGCCTGGCCGTGCACGCCGGGCCGATGACGTCCAGGCCCCACGCCTTCTGGACGGTGGAGGCCACACTGCGGGCGGCGGGCCTGCTGACGGAGCCGTACGGCGTCGGGGGCAGGCTCTCCGCGTTCGCCGCGGGCCCCGGCCGGGCGGCGGACGGCGCGTCCGCGCCACGCGACTGGGGCTTCGTCCTCGCGGCGAGATCCCGCCCGGTCCTCGATCCGCCCGGGAAGGCGGCGCTGCCGCGGGTGGCCGTCGCCTCCGCCGAACGGACGCGGATGCGGGGCCTCGCACCCTCCACACTGGTGCACCCGCGGTACACGAACTGA
- a CDS encoding aldose 1-epimerase — MSIEDVTLTAGDAEVVLQPGNGCRVGSLKLGGKELLRQGARYGCFPMAPWAGRIREGSFRNGGTTHQMPLNSPPHAIHGFARDAAWRTARAGKSEAVFTYDLTDPWPYEGRVTQIVALTEDSLTLTLGIETYGDSFPAQVGWHPWFNRSIGGENVQVEFSPAWQEERGDDHLPTGHRIAPTPGPWDDCFGMPDGVDVTLTWPEQLALTVKSREQWVVVYDEQEAAVCVEPQTGPPNGLNTLPRLVTPIEPLEASTTWTWTRL; from the coding sequence GTGAGTATCGAAGACGTGACACTGACCGCGGGCGACGCGGAAGTCGTCCTGCAGCCGGGCAACGGCTGCCGAGTGGGAAGCCTCAAGCTCGGCGGCAAGGAACTGCTGAGGCAAGGTGCCAGATACGGCTGCTTCCCCATGGCCCCCTGGGCCGGCCGCATCCGCGAGGGCAGCTTCCGCAACGGCGGCACGACCCACCAGATGCCCCTCAACTCCCCGCCCCACGCCATCCACGGCTTCGCCAGGGACGCCGCGTGGCGCACGGCCCGCGCCGGCAAGAGCGAGGCCGTGTTCACGTACGACCTCACCGACCCCTGGCCCTACGAAGGCCGCGTCACGCAGATCGTCGCCCTCACCGAGGACTCCCTCACCCTCACGCTGGGCATCGAGACGTACGGCGACAGCTTCCCCGCCCAGGTGGGTTGGCACCCGTGGTTCAACCGCAGCATCGGCGGCGAGAACGTCCAGGTGGAGTTCAGCCCCGCCTGGCAGGAGGAGCGCGGTGACGACCACCTCCCCACCGGCCACCGCATCGCCCCCACCCCCGGCCCCTGGGACGACTGCTTCGGGATGCCGGACGGCGTCGACGTCACCCTGACCTGGCCCGAGCAGCTGGCGCTCACGGTGAAGAGCCGCGAGCAGTGGGTCGTCGTCTACGACGAGCAGGAAGCCGCCGTGTGCGTGGAGCCGCAGACAGGGCCGCCGAACGGGCTCAACACCCTGCCCCGCCTCGTCACCCCCATCGAGCCCCTCGAAGCGTCGACGACCTGGACCTGGACGCGGCTCTGA
- a CDS encoding SRPBCC domain-containing protein encodes MEHEVFVPVTADRLQQVLSDPEQVAGAVPGLQRDADGTAAPLSGRLKVRVGGHAITYRGAARVAPRGDGSYAIEGEGVEVRGGGSVKLSLTVRLESAEEDEAGTRLVFAGTGAGEGRVTEASAQAVEGAVRRLLERFAEGLGRAAEPEPEPAAPEPEPVEVTPVFETEVPPSSFDEEDDVDVEEILVPPAEAAHARRTMIGRSAEEVDHAPPRGRYAPAPAAESLSTSATLRWAAPAAAVVLASAIVAGRALRRRR; translated from the coding sequence ATGGAGCATGAGGTGTTCGTTCCGGTTACCGCCGACCGTCTTCAGCAGGTGCTGAGCGACCCCGAGCAGGTCGCTGGGGCGGTGCCCGGACTGCAGCGCGACGCGGACGGGACCGCGGCGCCGCTCTCCGGCCGGCTCAAGGTGCGAGTCGGTGGACACGCCATCACGTATCGCGGTGCGGCGCGGGTCGCTCCGCGCGGCGACGGTTCCTACGCGATCGAGGGCGAGGGCGTGGAGGTGCGGGGCGGCGGCTCCGTGAAGCTCTCGCTGACGGTGCGGCTCGAATCCGCCGAGGAGGACGAGGCCGGGACCCGGCTGGTCTTCGCCGGGACGGGTGCGGGGGAGGGGCGCGTCACGGAGGCGTCCGCACAGGCTGTGGAGGGGGCGGTGAGAAGGCTCCTGGAGCGGTTCGCTGAGGGGCTCGGCCGGGCGGCCGAGCCGGAGCCGGAGCCTGCGGCGCCCGAACCCGAGCCTGTCGAGGTGACCCCCGTCTTCGAGACGGAGGTGCCGCCGTCGTCGTTCGACGAGGAGGACGACGTCGACGTCGAGGAGATTCTGGTGCCGCCCGCGGAGGCGGCGCACGCGCGGCGGACGATGATCGGCCGGAGCGCCGAGGAGGTCGACCACGCGCCGCCCCGGGGGCGGTACGCCCCCGCGCCCGCCGCGGAGTCGCTGTCCACCTCCGCCACGTTGCGCTGGGCCGCGCCTGCCGCCGCGGTGGTGCTGGCCTCGGCGATCGTGGCGGGGCGCGCGCTTCGCCGCAGGCGCTGA